A single genomic interval of Paracoccus contaminans harbors:
- a CDS encoding glucan biosynthesis protein, whose translation MERRVFLGTMTAALAGGVVGARAQTAAPFGFEEVARLAADLARAGFAPPQERLEPPFADLGYDAYRGIRFRREADPWRDLGRFGLDLLPPGMLFNVPVRINLVENGVPRNLPFDPSVFEFSPNGFPPDAAKAAPGDMGWSGFRLRTVLNRPGLLDELAVFQGASYFRVIGRGNVYGLSMRGLAIGTGSAQGEEFPAFREFWITSPTPDSESLTVLALLDSPSVAGAYEFVLTPGTDTVVNTRLALFPRREMADAGIAPLTSMFWFGPGDRGNVDDYRPGVHDSDGLQMVTGGGEHLWRSLSNPAALQISAFSDRDPRGFGLMQRDRRFSSFEDAETRYQDRPSAWIAPEGDWGQGSVVLIEIPVDTEFNDNIVSFWQPAQPLAAGVRHDFAYRMAIGMAPAPRTPIAQVVQTRSGLAVNGRATRSFLIDYDLAPFVDQPDPVASVTASDGAIDHAYVMRLPEAGVMRLAFEFRPERAELAELTARLDSGNVRMSETWLYRWTRE comes from the coding sequence GTGGAACGTCGAGTCTTTCTGGGAACGATGACCGCGGCGCTGGCCGGCGGGGTGGTCGGGGCGCGCGCCCAGACGGCCGCGCCCTTCGGCTTTGAGGAGGTCGCGCGGCTGGCCGCCGATCTGGCGCGCGCCGGCTTTGCCCCGCCGCAGGAAAGGCTGGAGCCGCCCTTCGCCGATCTGGGCTATGATGCCTATCGCGGTATCCGCTTCAGGCGCGAGGCCGATCCCTGGCGGGATCTGGGCCGCTTCGGCCTTGATCTGCTGCCGCCGGGGATGCTTTTCAACGTGCCGGTGCGGATCAACCTGGTCGAGAACGGCGTTCCGCGGAACCTGCCGTTCGACCCTTCGGTGTTCGAATTTTCCCCGAACGGCTTTCCGCCCGATGCGGCAAAGGCGGCGCCCGGCGACATGGGCTGGTCGGGGTTCCGCCTGCGCACGGTGCTCAACCGCCCCGGCCTACTGGACGAGCTGGCGGTGTTCCAGGGGGCCAGCTATTTCCGCGTGATCGGCCGCGGTAATGTCTATGGCCTGTCGATGCGCGGACTGGCGATCGGGACCGGCAGCGCCCAGGGCGAGGAGTTTCCCGCCTTTCGCGAGTTCTGGATCACCAGCCCGACGCCGGACAGCGAATCGCTCACGGTTCTGGCACTGCTGGACAGCCCGTCGGTGGCCGGCGCCTATGAATTCGTGCTGACGCCGGGGACCGATACGGTCGTGAACACGCGCCTTGCGCTGTTCCCGCGGCGCGAGATGGCGGATGCGGGCATTGCGCCGCTGACCTCGATGTTCTGGTTCGGGCCGGGCGATCGCGGCAATGTCGATGATTACCGGCCCGGCGTTCATGACAGCGACGGCCTTCAGATGGTGACCGGCGGGGGCGAGCATCTGTGGCGCAGCCTGTCGAACCCGGCGGCGCTGCAGATTTCCGCCTTTTCGGATCGCGATCCCCGCGGCTTCGGCCTGATGCAGCGGGACCGGCGCTTTTCGTCCTTTGAGGATGCCGAGACGCGCTATCAGGACCGCCCTTCGGCCTGGATCGCCCCCGAGGGCGACTGGGGCCAGGGCAGCGTGGTGCTGATCGAGATCCCGGTCGATACCGAATTCAACGACAATATCGTCAGCTTCTGGCAGCCGGCCCAGCCGCTCGCCGCAGGGGTGCGGCATGATTTCGCCTACCGCATGGCAATCGGCATGGCGCCCGCGCCCAGAACGCCGATCGCCCAGGTGGTGCAGACCCGATCGGGGCTGGCCGTTAACGGCCGCGCAACGCGCAGCTTCCTGATCGACTATGACCTTGCGCCCTTTGTCGATCAGCCCGATCCGGTCGCCAGCGTGACCGCCTCGGACGGGGCCATTGACCATGCCTATGTCATGCGCCTGCCCGAGGCGGGGGTGATGCGCCTTGCCTTCGAGTTCCGGCCCGAACGGGCCGAGCTGGCCGAACTGACCGCGCGCCTCGACAGCGGCAATGTCCGCATGAGCGAGACCTGGCTCTATCGCTGGACCAGGGAATAA
- the mdoH gene encoding glucans biosynthesis glucosyltransferase MdoH has translation MPVQDFAAPPPPGPARERPAPSVLLARLIAFGGCALIVALGFWQMLLVFGGQVQPLQWALLVFFTLTFGWVGFSFCSLLAGLIAQQPQTPADPGEARIAVVMPVYHEDPADSMGLLAALADELAAAGMADRAEIFVLSDSRDPDFFAAETLAVAALRETCPLPVWYRRRTDNTGRKAGNIAEFVRRWGGCYDQMVVLDADSVVGGTVIREMSARMSADPALALIQTIPMLVGGQTLFSRVIQFAGRVYGPPIARGVAAWSGDDGNFWGHNAMIRVRAFAACCGLPELPGNPPFGGTILSHDFVEAALLRRAGWKVRLDWDLRASYEGSPPTLLDMAVRERRWAQGNLQHLRLIGARGFSWISRVHFTIGILGFLMSPVWLAMILVGLALTAKVILSKPEYFPNSYQLFPDWPTFDSTRMTWLLAAAMGLLLVPKFVAVIRAWRRPLAANAGGRSRILASALFETVLSALIAPVQMLIQTRQIAEILRGRNSGWESQVRKGSMPPWRLVLSRHWIHVASGLAVLAVVAMLSPGQLIWLSPILAGLILSPAISRWTASPVFGRWARMAGLLVTPEERQTPELLVASGAQIRRLRQDGSATLALGADPAAMARHRALLAPLPARPAAERLPAIAAAAKIAAASSQAEALSFLDRGEKAALLSDPHLLAAWAALPR, from the coding sequence ATGCCAGTCCAGGATTTTGCGGCCCCCCCGCCCCCCGGCCCCGCGCGCGAGCGGCCTGCCCCATCCGTCCTTCTGGCACGGCTGATCGCCTTTGGAGGCTGCGCGCTGATCGTGGCGCTGGGCTTTTGGCAGATGCTGCTGGTCTTCGGCGGCCAGGTGCAGCCGTTGCAATGGGCGCTGCTGGTGTTCTTCACGCTGACATTCGGCTGGGTGGGGTTCAGCTTCTGCTCGCTTCTGGCCGGGCTGATCGCGCAGCAACCGCAGACTCCGGCCGATCCGGGGGAGGCGCGCATCGCGGTGGTCATGCCCGTCTATCACGAGGATCCGGCCGACAGCATGGGCCTGCTGGCGGCGCTGGCGGACGAGCTGGCGGCGGCCGGCATGGCGGACCGGGCGGAAATCTTCGTGCTGTCCGACAGCCGCGATCCTGATTTCTTCGCGGCCGAGACGCTGGCCGTGGCCGCGCTGCGCGAGACCTGCCCCCTGCCGGTCTGGTATCGCCGCCGGACCGACAACACCGGCCGCAAGGCAGGCAACATCGCCGAGTTCGTGCGCCGCTGGGGCGGGTGTTATGACCAGATGGTGGTGCTGGATGCCGACAGCGTGGTCGGCGGCACCGTGATCCGGGAGATGAGCGCGCGGATGTCGGCCGACCCGGCGCTGGCGCTGATCCAGACGATCCCGATGCTGGTCGGCGGGCAGACACTGTTTTCCCGCGTGATCCAGTTCGCCGGCCGCGTCTATGGGCCGCCCATCGCCCGCGGCGTTGCTGCATGGTCGGGGGATGACGGCAACTTCTGGGGCCATAACGCGATGATCCGGGTGCGGGCCTTCGCGGCCTGCTGCGGCCTGCCCGAGCTGCCGGGCAATCCGCCCTTCGGCGGCACCATCCTGTCCCATGACTTCGTCGAGGCGGCGCTGCTGCGCCGGGCGGGCTGGAAGGTCCGGCTCGACTGGGACCTGCGCGCCAGCTATGAGGGCAGCCCCCCGACGCTCTTGGACATGGCGGTGCGCGAACGGCGCTGGGCGCAGGGCAACCTGCAGCATCTGCGGCTGATCGGGGCAAGGGGCTTCAGCTGGATCAGCCGGGTGCATTTCACCATCGGAATCCTTGGCTTCCTGATGAGCCCGGTCTGGCTGGCGATGATCCTGGTCGGGCTGGCGCTGACCGCCAAGGTGATCCTGTCAAAGCCCGAATATTTCCCCAACAGCTATCAGCTGTTCCCCGACTGGCCGACATTCGATTCAACCCGGATGACATGGCTTCTGGCCGCCGCCATGGGGCTGCTGCTGGTGCCCAAATTCGTCGCCGTGATCCGCGCCTGGCGGCGGCCGCTGGCGGCCAATGCGGGCGGACGCTCGCGTATCCTTGCCTCGGCCCTGTTCGAAACGGTGCTGTCGGCCCTGATCGCGCCCGTCCAGATGCTGATCCAGACCCGCCAGATCGCCGAGATCCTGCGCGGCCGCAACTCGGGCTGGGAAAGCCAGGTCCGCAAGGGCTCGATGCCGCCTTGGCGGCTGGTTCTCAGCCGGCACTGGATCCATGTCGCCTCGGGGCTGGCGGTGCTGGCCGTCGTGGCGATGCTGTCGCCGGGCCAGCTGATCTGGCTGTCGCCCATCCTGGCCGGGCTGATCCTGTCGCCGGCGATCTCGCGCTGGACAGCCTCGCCCGTGTTCGGACGCTGGGCGCGGATGGCGGGCCTGCTGGTCACCCCCGAGGAACGGCAGACCCCCGAGCTGCTGGTTGCCTCGGGCGCGCAGATCCGCCGCCTTCGGCAGGACGGCTCGGCGACGCTGGCGCTTGGCGCCGATCCGGCGGCGATGGCGCGCCACAGGGCGCTGCTGGCGCCGCTGCCGGCGCGTCCGGCGGCCGAGCGGCTGCCCGCGATCGCCGCGGCCGCCAAGATCGCCGCCGCATCCTCGCAGGCCGAGGCGCTGTCATTCCTGGACCGCGGCGAAAAGGCTGCCCTGCTATCCGATCCCCATCTGCTCGCCGCCTGGGCCGCCCTGCCCCGATGA
- the opgC gene encoding OpgC domain-containing protein — protein MSRIAWLDMLRGYALLCIMLNHMPLGWLRQFTLGNFAVFDAAELFVLLSGFLVGLVWIKVEAQDGRRTAQWRFLRRAAQVWLALVIGGVLLALLSRGLFALGLNHTAIWSEYARWIVTYPLPYIGTLALLWMQPNLLDVLALYVILLGLAPVTVPMLLNRPLWFGAGSLALWLAAVPLNAALPNQRVEGGLLFNPFGWQMLFFAGVAMGAFRRRFMPALLRRAGWITALAAGVSLYSLGMAALWRLGPGGKRLADVMWNAVGVVDKWSLDGVRFAAIIAASWLVAVPCAPALAMMAGTRLGRAAALIGRGGLFSFVACVLLSVLGDALAMNPPGAGALRRICIDIWTIAALWLLSFLWMNRPGRRRQMPARA, from the coding sequence ATGAGCCGGATCGCCTGGCTGGACATGCTGCGCGGCTATGCGCTGCTTTGCATCATGCTGAACCACATGCCGCTGGGCTGGCTGCGCCAGTTCACGCTGGGCAATTTCGCGGTGTTCGACGCGGCCGAGCTGTTCGTCCTGCTGTCGGGGTTTCTGGTCGGGCTGGTCTGGATCAAGGTCGAGGCGCAGGACGGCCGGCGGACCGCCCAGTGGCGCTTTCTGCGCCGGGCCGCGCAGGTCTGGTTGGCGCTGGTGATCGGCGGGGTGCTGCTGGCGCTGCTGTCGCGGGGGCTGTTCGCGCTGGGCCTGAACCATACCGCGATCTGGTCCGAATATGCGCGCTGGATCGTGACATATCCGCTGCCCTATATCGGCACGCTGGCCCTGTTGTGGATGCAGCCGAACCTGCTGGACGTGCTGGCGTTGTATGTCATCCTGCTGGGGCTGGCGCCGGTTACGGTTCCGATGCTGCTGAACAGGCCCCTGTGGTTCGGTGCGGGTTCGCTCGCGCTGTGGCTGGCGGCGGTGCCGCTGAACGCGGCGCTGCCCAATCAGCGGGTCGAGGGCGGGCTGCTGTTCAATCCCTTCGGCTGGCAGATGCTGTTCTTTGCCGGCGTGGCGATGGGCGCGTTCCGCCGCCGCTTCATGCCTGCGCTGCTGCGCCGGGCGGGCTGGATCACGGCCCTGGCCGCTGGCGTCTCGCTCTACAGCCTGGGCATGGCGGCGCTGTGGCGGCTGGGTCCGGGGGGCAAGCGGCTGGCAGACGTGATGTGGAACGCGGTCGGGGTGGTGGACAAATGGTCGCTCGACGGGGTCCGCTTCGCGGCGATCATCGCCGCAAGCTGGCTGGTTGCGGTTCCCTGTGCGCCTGCGCTGGCGATGATGGCGGGCACGCGGCTGGGCCGGGCCGCGGCGCTGATCGGCCGCGGAGGATTGTTCTCGTTCGTCGCCTGCGTGCTGCTTTCGGTGCTGGGCGATGCGCTGGCGATGAACCCGCCGGGCGCAGGGGCGCTGCGCCGGATCTGCATCGACATATGGACAATCGCCGCGCTGTGGCTGCTGTCATTCCTGTGGATGAACCGGCCGGGGCGGCGGCGGCAGATGCCCGCCCGTGCCTGA
- a CDS encoding DnaJ family domain-containing protein yields MHWFERIALRRTDEAAAKGQLSGLAGEGRPLDPVRLRESADDVLHRMMADGGFLPPEMQLAKDIAVQRAVMDQIEDEAERRALGRRIALMELKRGVMADARRRSARG; encoded by the coding sequence ATGCACTGGTTCGAACGGATCGCCCTGCGCCGCACCGACGAGGCCGCCGCAAAGGGGCAGTTGTCGGGCCTTGCGGGCGAGGGGCGGCCGCTCGACCCGGTGCGGCTGCGCGAATCGGCCGATGACGTGTTGCACCGGATGATGGCCGATGGCGGCTTTCTGCCGCCCGAGATGCAGCTGGCCAAGGATATCGCCGTCCAGCGCGCCGTGATGGATCAGATCGAGGATGAGGCCGAGCGCCGCGCCTTGGGGCGGCGAATCGCGCTGATGGAGCTCAAGCGCGGCGTCATGGCCGATGCGCGCAGGCGCTCTGCCCGCGGATAA